From the genome of Azospirillum brasilense, one region includes:
- a CDS encoding phosphatidate cytidylyltransferase: MKSSTDGNVASAQPPAPAKSGDLKTRAISALVLAPLVLAAVWAGGWIFHALIALGAVASAVEWGNLVPCRRKAAAIALSVAGVLLALTAQIAAGPWAAVVVAILATAGVALASGGPDRGLSGGGVLYVVAGLAGLMWLRDDPESGLALFLFTMLGVWATDIGAYAAGRTIGGPKLAPRISPKKTWAGLIGGMASSALVGWGVALAAGAQRPLLALAVGAVLAVVAQAGDLFESAVKRRYNVKDSGHLIPGHGGILDRIDGLLAAAPVLALFHATIGMAIAWW, encoded by the coding sequence TTGAAGAGTTCCACCGACGGGAACGTCGCTTCGGCGCAACCACCGGCACCCGCTAAATCCGGCGACCTGAAGACGCGCGCCATCTCGGCGCTCGTCCTGGCTCCGCTTGTCCTGGCCGCGGTCTGGGCCGGCGGCTGGATTTTCCACGCCCTGATCGCGCTCGGCGCCGTGGCCTCCGCCGTGGAGTGGGGCAACCTCGTTCCCTGCCGCCGCAAGGCTGCCGCCATCGCGTTATCGGTGGCCGGCGTCCTGCTGGCCCTTACCGCGCAGATCGCCGCCGGGCCGTGGGCGGCCGTGGTCGTCGCCATCCTGGCCACGGCCGGTGTCGCGCTGGCCTCGGGCGGGCCTGACCGCGGTCTGTCCGGAGGCGGCGTCCTCTACGTCGTGGCCGGTCTGGCCGGTCTGATGTGGCTGCGCGACGATCCGGAGTCCGGCCTCGCGCTGTTCCTCTTCACCATGCTCGGCGTCTGGGCGACCGACATCGGCGCCTACGCCGCCGGACGCACCATCGGCGGGCCGAAGCTGGCCCCGCGCATCAGTCCGAAGAAGACATGGGCCGGTCTGATCGGCGGCATGGCCTCCTCCGCCCTGGTGGGGTGGGGGGTGGCTCTGGCGGCCGGCGCGCAACGGCCGTTGCTGGCTCTTGCGGTGGGTGCCGTTCTGGCTGTGGTGGCGCAAGCGGGCGACCTCTTCGAATCCGCGGTCAAGCGCCGTTACAACGTGAAGGACAGCGGCCATCTCATTCCTGGTCACGGGGGAATCCTGGACCGCATCGACGGGCTGCTCGCCGCGGCCCCGGTGCTGGCCCTGTTCCACGCGACCATCGGCATGGCAATCGCATGGTGGTGA
- a CDS encoding isoprenyl transferase — protein sequence MRDAEDSRPLRPPAHVAVIMDGNGRWAKSRGLPRTAGHKKGVDAVRRTVEAAGDLGIGYLTIFSFSSENWRRPEEEVSDLMQLLRFYLRSEIADLHRNGVRLRVIGDRARLSKDIVGLIENAENLTRDNRKLTLVVALSYGSRQEITLAARRLAEEVKAGTLDPADITEDRLSERLFTADIPDPDLIVRTSGEKRISNFLLWQAAYAELVFVDTLWPDFSKRDLEAAIEEFHRRERRFGATTGTR from the coding sequence ATGCGCGACGCGGAAGACAGCCGCCCCCTGCGCCCGCCCGCGCACGTGGCCGTGATCATGGACGGCAACGGGCGTTGGGCGAAGTCCAGAGGGCTGCCCCGCACCGCCGGCCATAAAAAGGGCGTGGACGCCGTCCGCCGGACGGTCGAAGCCGCGGGCGACCTGGGGATCGGCTATCTGACGATCTTCAGCTTCTCGTCCGAGAACTGGCGTCGGCCGGAGGAGGAGGTGTCCGACCTCATGCAGCTCCTGCGCTTCTACCTGCGCAGCGAGATTGCCGACCTCCACCGGAACGGCGTGCGCCTGCGCGTCATCGGCGACCGGGCCCGCTTGTCCAAGGACATCGTCGGCCTGATCGAGAACGCCGAGAATCTGACCCGCGACAACCGCAAGCTGACCCTCGTGGTGGCGTTGAGCTATGGCTCCCGCCAGGAGATCACGCTGGCGGCTCGGCGCTTGGCCGAAGAGGTGAAGGCGGGGACGCTCGATCCCGCGGACATCACCGAGGACCGGCTGTCCGAACGCCTGTTCACCGCCGACATCCCGGACCCCGACCTGATCGTCCGCACCAGCGGCGAGAAGCGCATCAGCAACTTCCTGCTCTGGCAGGCGGCGTATGCCGAGCTGGTCTTTGTGGACACGCTCTGGCCTGACTTTTCCAAGCGTGACCTGGAGGCGGCGATTGAAGAGTTCCACCGACGGGAACGTCGCTTCGGCGCAACCACCGGCACCCGCTAA
- the frr gene encoding ribosome recycling factor, whose amino-acid sequence MAAPDASDLKRRMEGALEAFRKELSGLRTGRASASLLEPVTIEAYGARMHLKEVGTVSVPEPRLIVVQVWDRGMVKAVEKGIRDSGLGLNPQTEGQSIRVPLPDLTQERRKELAKVAHKYAEQARVAVRNVRRDGMDSLKKAEKAGDISQDEHKGLGEKVQALTDQYIKLVDDALAAKEKDIMQV is encoded by the coding sequence GTGGCTGCGCCCGATGCATCGGATCTCAAGCGCCGCATGGAAGGAGCGCTTGAGGCGTTTCGCAAGGAGTTGAGCGGTCTGCGCACCGGCCGCGCCTCCGCCAGCCTGCTTGAGCCCGTCACCATTGAGGCTTACGGCGCCAGGATGCACCTCAAGGAGGTCGGCACCGTCAGCGTGCCGGAGCCGCGCCTGATCGTCGTGCAGGTGTGGGACCGCGGCATGGTCAAGGCCGTGGAGAAGGGCATCCGAGATTCGGGTCTCGGCCTGAACCCGCAGACGGAAGGCCAGTCGATCCGCGTGCCGTTGCCCGACCTGACGCAGGAGCGCCGCAAGGAGCTGGCCAAGGTCGCCCACAAATACGCCGAGCAGGCTCGCGTCGCCGTGCGCAACGTGCGCCGCGACGGCATGGACAGCCTGAAGAAGGCGGAGAAGGCCGGCGACATCTCGCAGGACGAGCACAAGGGGCTCGGCGAGAAGGTCCAGGCGCTGACCGACCAGTACATCAAGCTGGTCGACGATGCGCTTGCGGCGAAAGAAAAGGACATTATGCAGGTCTGA